The following DNA comes from Malania oleifera isolate guangnan ecotype guangnan chromosome 12, ASM2987363v1, whole genome shotgun sequence.
GTGCTGTAGCCAAAGATCTCATGCTGCTAGGAGCTTCTGTGAAAAAGAATTCCAACAACCCGGCCAGAGTGAAAAGATCTGCTGATCCAAGAAACAAGTACTGGAATGCAATCCAAAAGAATGTGATGGGCAGTGGATTAGCTGAATCTAGTGGCCCTGAGTTGGAAGCCACTCTCTTTCGCTTAACCTCGACAAGAGCTGCAGTTGCCATGGCCACAATGGAGAGCATTAAACCAATTCCAATTCGTTGCAGGTGAGAAACGCCCATTTCAGTGTTGGTTACTTTCCGAGCAAATGGGATGATCAAATGGTCATAGACTGGTGCAAGGATCATGATAAAGAGAATAGGAAAAACTGGAAGGGAAGCTGGTGGGACTTTCATGGAACCAAGCTTGGTGTTCATAGTAGCAGCTTGTTGGACAGAAAATGTGTTGAGCTGAGCTAGGCAGCAGTTGAGCATGATGGTGCAAGCAAAtataggaagaatttttaagatGATCTTAACTTCTTCTACTTGCTGCACTGTGCATTCTAGTGCTGTGTGCACTGGCTTGTTTGTGACTGCTCTGTTAAGGAATTTGAGGCTGTTTGTTGGGGTTTCAGAGGGCAACACTGGGGTTTCATTGGGCAACACTTTGGAattttctccttcttccttccTGATTTGGGCTGGGAAAATTGGGCTTGTGGACATGCTCACAACAGCATTGCTTGGACTTCTGCTTGTGCTACTGTTCAGTATAGCACCAATTAAAACCTGTTTGATGGAAAAGTGTTAACAATGGTGGACTTATTATTGGGGAACAGGGTTATTAAGGACAAATCAACAACTCTAAACGGGTGAAAAATGTTTGTATCATTCTGGAAACTAGTGACAAGGTGTACCAGACTTGCTCTCTTTAGGTTTtctatatatgcatatatatatatatatatattaattattacaacAATCTGAGGATTCGGAAATTATTGCAAAATTATGGCACTTAAATTTGTTGACTTGGCAAGGTTGGGTTGGAGTGCCAGAGGGTCGGGGGGGGAgtggtattttgaaaaatgttcaaGATTTTAGCATCGACAAAAGAAGCTTATTTCAGGTATTCACTATGTATTAGAACTCATTTGGATGTCCAGAAATTTTTTGGGGGAAACTATTAAATAATGATTGAGTTGTCTGCAATATTCTTCATGATACCTATGATCTCTACTACAATCAGTCAACTTGAattgtttattgaaaaatattatgatgGCTGTTTTAGAGTTTAGTGGTTTGTGCAGGCACCATCACCATGCTTCCTACATTGCCACTGGAGAAAACTGCATTGGAGAGGAAGTGTGTGCTGGTGTTCCATGCAAACTACATCATAACTTCAATTCAATATGTGTGAGTATATATACCTTGAAGATGGTCGTAAATGGGCTTCCAGAAGGTATCTTGTTCCTGTAAGTTGGGGAGCCAGCGAGGAAAATGGGTATAGACAATAGTATAGCAATGGTGGAGATTCCAAAACCCCATTGCCATCCCTCGTTGTCCTCAATCCACACCACCAGTGTGACTGCAATAAGGCCTCCGCAGGAGAGACAGAAGACGAAGTAGTTGAAGAACGTCGACCTCTGCTTCCTTCCCTGAGGAGTGGAATCGTCCAGCTGCTCCGCCCCATGTGCAGGCAGTGACCCCTTAATGCCCCCAATGCCCAGTGCTGCCAGATAGAGGCCTATGAACAGCATTGCAGCTTTTCCACCATCAGCTTCCTGGCATGGAATCTTGGAGGTGACCGGGACACAAGCCGGTGGCTTCAGAGACGCCGATCGTGCTTGCGCTGTGAGTATCACCAATCCCTGTCCCGACATCAATTTAGCAATT
Coding sequences within:
- the LOC131144583 gene encoding protein NRT1/ PTR FAMILY 4.6; its protein translation is MEEQNPEESCKEWKGYVDWRNRPGLKGRHGGMLAASFVLVVEVLENLAFLANASNLVLYLTQYMHFSPTRSANNVTNFMGTAFLLALLGGFLSDAFFSTYRIYLFSAAVEFLGLVILTAQARSASLKPPACVPVTSKIPCQEADGGKAAMLFIGLYLAALGIGGIKGSLPAHGAEQLDDSTPQGRKQRSTFFNYFVFCLSCGGLIAVTLVVWIEDNEGWQWGFGISTIAILLSIPIFLAGSPTYRNKIPSGSPFTTIFKVLIGAILNSSTSRSPSNAVVSMSTSPIFPAQIRKEEGENSKVLPNETPVLPSETPTNSLKFLNRAVTNKPVHTALECTVQQVEEVKIILKILPIFACTIMLNCCLAQLNTFSVQQAATMNTKLGSMKVPPASLPVFPILFIMILAPVYDHLIIPFARKVTNTEMGVSHLQRIGIGLMLSIVAMATAALVEVKRKRVASNSGPLDSANPLPITFFWIAFQYLFLGSADLFTLAGLLEFFFTEAPSSMRSLATALSWASLAMGYYLSSVIVSIVNSVTDHSAHEPWLSGSNLNHYHLERFYWLMCTLSGLNFLHYLFWAYRYKYRVARVDE